From one Thamnophis elegans isolate rThaEle1 chromosome 7, rThaEle1.pri, whole genome shotgun sequence genomic stretch:
- the TMEM168 gene encoding transmembrane protein 168 isoform X2, whose amino-acid sequence MCRSLRYCVSHCLYAAMTRLEEANQEVNMHSSVRYLGYIARMNLLAAICMGLYVSLLATAVLGTVCWQRSNGIFMSVFLIVLPLESMAHGLFHELGSCLGGTCVGYAVVIPTNFCSSDGQPTLLPPEHVQKLNLRSTGMLNAIQRFFAYHMIETYGCDYSTSGLSFDTLHSKLKSFLELRTSDGPRHDTYILYYSGHSHSSGEWALAGGDSLQLDMLLDWWREKNGSFCSRLIIVLDCENALPWVKEVRKVSDMYIAVQGAELAKVVDIEESEPPHVGDFTRDWVEYNCNSNHNISWFEKGRTVKAVYGVSKGWSDYTLHLPTESDVAKHWMMYFPRITYPLVHLANWFCGLNLFWICKTCFRCLKRLKMSWFLPTVLDTGQGFKLVRS is encoded by the exons ATGTGTAGATCATTGCGTTACTGTGTTAGTCATTGTCTGTATGCAGCAATGACAAGACTGGAAGAAGCAAATCAAGAAGTGAACATGCATTCCTCTGTCCGCTATCTCGGCTATATAGCCAGAATGAATTTGTTGGCAGCGATATGTATGGGTCTTTATGTCAG CCTTCTTGCAACAGCAGTTTTGGGTACCGTATGTTGGCAG AGATCCAATGGAATCTTCATGAGTGTTTTTTTGATTGTATTGCCTCTTGAATCTATGGCTCATGGGTTATTTCATGAACTAGGAAGTTGTTTGGGAGGCACATGTGTTGGCTATGCAGTTGTGATCCCTACCAATTTTTGTAG TTCTGATGGACAACCAACATTGCTTCCACCTGAGCATGTGCAAAAGCTAAATTTGAGGTCTACAGGCATGCTTAATGCTATCCAAAGGTTTTTTGCATATCATATGATTGAGACCTATGGCTGTGAttattccaccagtggactttCATTTGACACATTACATTCTAAACTAAAGTCATTTCTTGAACTTCGGACATCAGATGGACCTAGGCATGATACTTATATATTATACTACAGTGGTCATTCTCACAGCTCTGGGGAGTGGGCACTAGCAG GTGGAGATTCATTACAACTTGACATGCTTTTAGACTGGTGGAGAGAGAAGAATGGTTCCTTTTGTTCACGGCTTATTATAGTCTTAGACTGTGAAAATGCTCTGCCTTGGGTTAAAGAAGTCAGAAAAGTCAGTGACATGTATATCGCAGTGCAAGGAGCAGAACTGGCTAAAGTAGTAGACATAGAAGAATCAGAACCTCCCCACGTTGGTGATTTCACCCGAGATTGGGTTGAATACAATTGTAATTCCAATCACAATATCAGCTGGTTTGAAAAGGGACGTACTGTAAAAGCTGTGTATGGAGTGTCGAAAGGGTGGAGTGACTACACTTTACATTTGCCAACTGAAAGTGATGTTGCCAAACACTGGATGATGTATTTTCCCCGCATCACATACCCATTGGTTCATCTTGcaaactggttctgtgggcttaATCTCTTCTGGATTTGCAAAACTTGTTTTAGGTGCTTAAAACGATTAAAAATGAGTTGGTTTCTTCCTACAGTATTGGATACAGGACAAGGCTTTAAACTTGTCAGATCTTAA
- the TMEM168 gene encoding transmembrane protein 168 isoform X1, translating into MCRSLRYCVSHCLYAAMTRLEEANQEVNMHSSVRYLGYIARMNLLAAICMGLYVRWEKTADALILIIFILGLFVLGIASILYYYFSMEAASLSLSNLWFGFLLGLLCFLDNNSFKNDIKEEATKYLLLSSIIIRILYALVQRICGCVHHRPILLTTVEVLELVGFAIASTTMLVEKSMSIILLIVALAMLIIDLRMKSFLSIPNLVIFGVLASLLFFPSLHIPTNPFPLGCFFSCLIADPLLDVYFSGLSVTERWKPYLYRGRVCRRFSVIFVGFIELIYFILSALKLGDLDLWYFVIPGFSIFGIFWIICHIIFLITLWGFHTKLNDCHKIYYTHRTDNNSLDRVMASKGMRHFCLISEQLVFFSLLATAVLGTVCWQRSNGIFMSVFLIVLPLESMAHGLFHELGSCLGGTCVGYAVVIPTNFCSSDGQPTLLPPEHVQKLNLRSTGMLNAIQRFFAYHMIETYGCDYSTSGLSFDTLHSKLKSFLELRTSDGPRHDTYILYYSGHSHSSGEWALAGGDSLQLDMLLDWWREKNGSFCSRLIIVLDCENALPWVKEVRKVSDMYIAVQGAELAKVVDIEESEPPHVGDFTRDWVEYNCNSNHNISWFEKGRTVKAVYGVSKGWSDYTLHLPTESDVAKHWMMYFPRITYPLVHLANWFCGLNLFWICKTCFRCLKRLKMSWFLPTVLDTGQGFKLVRS; encoded by the exons ATGTGTAGATCATTGCGTTACTGTGTTAGTCATTGTCTGTATGCAGCAATGACAAGACTGGAAGAAGCAAATCAAGAAGTGAACATGCATTCCTCTGTCCGCTATCTCGGCTATATAGCCAGAATGAATTTGTTGGCAGCGATATGTATGGGTCTTTATGTCAGGTGGGAAAAAACTGCAGATGCACTAATACTCATAATTTTTATCCTTGGATTATTTGTTCTTGGAATTGCAAGTATACTTTATTACTATTTTTCAATGGAAGCAGCAAGTTTAAGTCTCTCTAATCTTTGGTTTGGATTTTTACTTGGCCTTCTTTGTTTCCTGGataataattcttttaaaaatgatataaagGAAGAGGCAACAAAATATTTACTTCTTTCCTCCATAATTATAAGAATATTGTATGCTTTGGTGCAGAGAATATGTGGCTGTGTTCATCATCGGCCCATTTTACTAACAACGGTTGAAGTACTTGAGCTGGTTGGATTTGCAATTGCCAGTACAACTATGCTGGTGGAGAAATCCATGAGTATTATTCTATTGATTGTGGCTTTAGCAATGCTGATTATTGATTTGAGGATGAAATCATTTCTGTCAATTCCAAATTTAGTAATTTTTGGAGTCCTTGCCtctttgttattttttccatCCTTGCATATACCAACAAATCCATTTCCCTTGGGATGTTTTTTTAGTTGCTTAATAGCTGATCCCCTTCTTGATGTTTACTTTAGTGGACTTTCAGTTACAGAACGTTGGAAACCTTATTTATATCGTGGTCGAGTTTGccgaagattctcagtcatttttGTTGGATTTATTGAACTGATTTACTTCATCCTTTCAGCACTTAAACTAGGTGATTTGGATCTTTGGTACTTTGTAATACCAGGCTTTTCCATTTTTGGCATATTCTGGATAATCTGTCACATCATTTTTCTTATAACTCTCTGGGGATTTCATACAAAACTTAATGACTGTCACaaaatatattacacacacaGAACAGACAACAATAGCCTTGACAGAGTAATGGCATCTAAAGGAATGCGCCATTTTTGTTTAATTTCAGAGCAACTTGTCTTTTTCAGCCTTCTTGCAACAGCAGTTTTGGGTACCGTATGTTGGCAG AGATCCAATGGAATCTTCATGAGTGTTTTTTTGATTGTATTGCCTCTTGAATCTATGGCTCATGGGTTATTTCATGAACTAGGAAGTTGTTTGGGAGGCACATGTGTTGGCTATGCAGTTGTGATCCCTACCAATTTTTGTAG TTCTGATGGACAACCAACATTGCTTCCACCTGAGCATGTGCAAAAGCTAAATTTGAGGTCTACAGGCATGCTTAATGCTATCCAAAGGTTTTTTGCATATCATATGATTGAGACCTATGGCTGTGAttattccaccagtggactttCATTTGACACATTACATTCTAAACTAAAGTCATTTCTTGAACTTCGGACATCAGATGGACCTAGGCATGATACTTATATATTATACTACAGTGGTCATTCTCACAGCTCTGGGGAGTGGGCACTAGCAG GTGGAGATTCATTACAACTTGACATGCTTTTAGACTGGTGGAGAGAGAAGAATGGTTCCTTTTGTTCACGGCTTATTATAGTCTTAGACTGTGAAAATGCTCTGCCTTGGGTTAAAGAAGTCAGAAAAGTCAGTGACATGTATATCGCAGTGCAAGGAGCAGAACTGGCTAAAGTAGTAGACATAGAAGAATCAGAACCTCCCCACGTTGGTGATTTCACCCGAGATTGGGTTGAATACAATTGTAATTCCAATCACAATATCAGCTGGTTTGAAAAGGGACGTACTGTAAAAGCTGTGTATGGAGTGTCGAAAGGGTGGAGTGACTACACTTTACATTTGCCAACTGAAAGTGATGTTGCCAAACACTGGATGATGTATTTTCCCCGCATCACATACCCATTGGTTCATCTTGcaaactggttctgtgggcttaATCTCTTCTGGATTTGCAAAACTTGTTTTAGGTGCTTAAAACGATTAAAAATGAGTTGGTTTCTTCCTACAGTATTGGATACAGGACAAGGCTTTAAACTTGTCAGATCTTAA
- the TMEM168 gene encoding transmembrane protein 168 isoform X4, with protein MSEQLVFFSLLATAVLGTVCWQRSNGIFMSVFLIVLPLESMAHGLFHELGSCLGGTCVGYAVVIPTNFCSSDGQPTLLPPEHVQKLNLRSTGMLNAIQRFFAYHMIETYGCDYSTSGLSFDTLHSKLKSFLELRTSDGPRHDTYILYYSGHSHSSGEWALAGGDSLQLDMLLDWWREKNGSFCSRLIIVLDCENALPWVKEVRKVSDMYIAVQGAELAKVVDIEESEPPHVGDFTRDWVEYNCNSNHNISWFEKGRTVKAVYGVSKGWSDYTLHLPTESDVAKHWMMYFPRITYPLVHLANWFCGLNLFWICKTCFRCLKRLKMSWFLPTVLDTGQGFKLVRS; from the exons ATGTCAG AGCAACTTGTCTTTTTCAGCCTTCTTGCAACAGCAGTTTTGGGTACCGTATGTTGGCAG AGATCCAATGGAATCTTCATGAGTGTTTTTTTGATTGTATTGCCTCTTGAATCTATGGCTCATGGGTTATTTCATGAACTAGGAAGTTGTTTGGGAGGCACATGTGTTGGCTATGCAGTTGTGATCCCTACCAATTTTTGTAG TTCTGATGGACAACCAACATTGCTTCCACCTGAGCATGTGCAAAAGCTAAATTTGAGGTCTACAGGCATGCTTAATGCTATCCAAAGGTTTTTTGCATATCATATGATTGAGACCTATGGCTGTGAttattccaccagtggactttCATTTGACACATTACATTCTAAACTAAAGTCATTTCTTGAACTTCGGACATCAGATGGACCTAGGCATGATACTTATATATTATACTACAGTGGTCATTCTCACAGCTCTGGGGAGTGGGCACTAGCAG GTGGAGATTCATTACAACTTGACATGCTTTTAGACTGGTGGAGAGAGAAGAATGGTTCCTTTTGTTCACGGCTTATTATAGTCTTAGACTGTGAAAATGCTCTGCCTTGGGTTAAAGAAGTCAGAAAAGTCAGTGACATGTATATCGCAGTGCAAGGAGCAGAACTGGCTAAAGTAGTAGACATAGAAGAATCAGAACCTCCCCACGTTGGTGATTTCACCCGAGATTGGGTTGAATACAATTGTAATTCCAATCACAATATCAGCTGGTTTGAAAAGGGACGTACTGTAAAAGCTGTGTATGGAGTGTCGAAAGGGTGGAGTGACTACACTTTACATTTGCCAACTGAAAGTGATGTTGCCAAACACTGGATGATGTATTTTCCCCGCATCACATACCCATTGGTTCATCTTGcaaactggttctgtgggcttaATCTCTTCTGGATTTGCAAAACTTGTTTTAGGTGCTTAAAACGATTAAAAATGAGTTGGTTTCTTCCTACAGTATTGGATACAGGACAAGGCTTTAAACTTGTCAGATCTTAA
- the TMEM168 gene encoding transmembrane protein 168 isoform X3 — translation MKFKHLYSVNLLATAVLGTVCWQRSNGIFMSVFLIVLPLESMAHGLFHELGSCLGGTCVGYAVVIPTNFCSSDGQPTLLPPEHVQKLNLRSTGMLNAIQRFFAYHMIETYGCDYSTSGLSFDTLHSKLKSFLELRTSDGPRHDTYILYYSGHSHSSGEWALAGGDSLQLDMLLDWWREKNGSFCSRLIIVLDCENALPWVKEVRKVSDMYIAVQGAELAKVVDIEESEPPHVGDFTRDWVEYNCNSNHNISWFEKGRTVKAVYGVSKGWSDYTLHLPTESDVAKHWMMYFPRITYPLVHLANWFCGLNLFWICKTCFRCLKRLKMSWFLPTVLDTGQGFKLVRS, via the exons ATGAAATTCAAACATTTATATTCTGTAAA CCTTCTTGCAACAGCAGTTTTGGGTACCGTATGTTGGCAG AGATCCAATGGAATCTTCATGAGTGTTTTTTTGATTGTATTGCCTCTTGAATCTATGGCTCATGGGTTATTTCATGAACTAGGAAGTTGTTTGGGAGGCACATGTGTTGGCTATGCAGTTGTGATCCCTACCAATTTTTGTAG TTCTGATGGACAACCAACATTGCTTCCACCTGAGCATGTGCAAAAGCTAAATTTGAGGTCTACAGGCATGCTTAATGCTATCCAAAGGTTTTTTGCATATCATATGATTGAGACCTATGGCTGTGAttattccaccagtggactttCATTTGACACATTACATTCTAAACTAAAGTCATTTCTTGAACTTCGGACATCAGATGGACCTAGGCATGATACTTATATATTATACTACAGTGGTCATTCTCACAGCTCTGGGGAGTGGGCACTAGCAG GTGGAGATTCATTACAACTTGACATGCTTTTAGACTGGTGGAGAGAGAAGAATGGTTCCTTTTGTTCACGGCTTATTATAGTCTTAGACTGTGAAAATGCTCTGCCTTGGGTTAAAGAAGTCAGAAAAGTCAGTGACATGTATATCGCAGTGCAAGGAGCAGAACTGGCTAAAGTAGTAGACATAGAAGAATCAGAACCTCCCCACGTTGGTGATTTCACCCGAGATTGGGTTGAATACAATTGTAATTCCAATCACAATATCAGCTGGTTTGAAAAGGGACGTACTGTAAAAGCTGTGTATGGAGTGTCGAAAGGGTGGAGTGACTACACTTTACATTTGCCAACTGAAAGTGATGTTGCCAAACACTGGATGATGTATTTTCCCCGCATCACATACCCATTGGTTCATCTTGcaaactggttctgtgggcttaATCTCTTCTGGATTTGCAAAACTTGTTTTAGGTGCTTAAAACGATTAAAAATGAGTTGGTTTCTTCCTACAGTATTGGATACAGGACAAGGCTTTAAACTTGTCAGATCTTAA
- the TMEM168 gene encoding transmembrane protein 168 isoform X5, protein MSVFLIVLPLESMAHGLFHELGSCLGGTCVGYAVVIPTNFCSSDGQPTLLPPEHVQKLNLRSTGMLNAIQRFFAYHMIETYGCDYSTSGLSFDTLHSKLKSFLELRTSDGPRHDTYILYYSGHSHSSGEWALAGGDSLQLDMLLDWWREKNGSFCSRLIIVLDCENALPWVKEVRKVSDMYIAVQGAELAKVVDIEESEPPHVGDFTRDWVEYNCNSNHNISWFEKGRTVKAVYGVSKGWSDYTLHLPTESDVAKHWMMYFPRITYPLVHLANWFCGLNLFWICKTCFRCLKRLKMSWFLPTVLDTGQGFKLVRS, encoded by the exons ATGAGTGTTTTTTTGATTGTATTGCCTCTTGAATCTATGGCTCATGGGTTATTTCATGAACTAGGAAGTTGTTTGGGAGGCACATGTGTTGGCTATGCAGTTGTGATCCCTACCAATTTTTGTAG TTCTGATGGACAACCAACATTGCTTCCACCTGAGCATGTGCAAAAGCTAAATTTGAGGTCTACAGGCATGCTTAATGCTATCCAAAGGTTTTTTGCATATCATATGATTGAGACCTATGGCTGTGAttattccaccagtggactttCATTTGACACATTACATTCTAAACTAAAGTCATTTCTTGAACTTCGGACATCAGATGGACCTAGGCATGATACTTATATATTATACTACAGTGGTCATTCTCACAGCTCTGGGGAGTGGGCACTAGCAG GTGGAGATTCATTACAACTTGACATGCTTTTAGACTGGTGGAGAGAGAAGAATGGTTCCTTTTGTTCACGGCTTATTATAGTCTTAGACTGTGAAAATGCTCTGCCTTGGGTTAAAGAAGTCAGAAAAGTCAGTGACATGTATATCGCAGTGCAAGGAGCAGAACTGGCTAAAGTAGTAGACATAGAAGAATCAGAACCTCCCCACGTTGGTGATTTCACCCGAGATTGGGTTGAATACAATTGTAATTCCAATCACAATATCAGCTGGTTTGAAAAGGGACGTACTGTAAAAGCTGTGTATGGAGTGTCGAAAGGGTGGAGTGACTACACTTTACATTTGCCAACTGAAAGTGATGTTGCCAAACACTGGATGATGTATTTTCCCCGCATCACATACCCATTGGTTCATCTTGcaaactggttctgtgggcttaATCTCTTCTGGATTTGCAAAACTTGTTTTAGGTGCTTAAAACGATTAAAAATGAGTTGGTTTCTTCCTACAGTATTGGATACAGGACAAGGCTTTAAACTTGTCAGATCTTAA